In one Lolium rigidum isolate FL_2022 chromosome 3, APGP_CSIRO_Lrig_0.1, whole genome shotgun sequence genomic region, the following are encoded:
- the LOC124704400 gene encoding thioredoxin-like protein HCF164, chloroplastic, whose amino-acid sequence MASVVSRCSGLLLPDLRPGLAGSHRRSLPPSPLVHLRRGRRRPRTLSCVAPPDSAESKTDEQEVKANLGEEKAQPSSSSSKPQEPAGEPPVPDKDLNRRVALLSTLGAVGFFASQRFKLGGFSLKDLAANAVPYEEALANGKPTVVEFYADWCEVCRELAPDIYKVEQQYRDQINFVMLNVDNTKWEQELDEFGVEGIPHFAFLDKEGNEEGNVVGKLPKQYFLDNVVALASGDATIPHARAVGQYSSAEFRKVHQVADPRSHG is encoded by the exons ATGGCGAGTGTGGTCTCGAGGtgctccggcctcctcctccccgaccTACGGCCGGGCCTCGCTGGATCCCACAGGCGCTCGCTTCCACCTTCGCCCCTCGTCCATCTGCGCCGGGGCCGTCGCCGGCCGAGAACCCTGTCCTGCGTCGCGCCGCCCGACTCCGCGGAGTCGAAGACG GACGAGCAGGAGGTCAAAGCTAATTTGGGTGAGGAAAAGGCTCAGCCAAGCAGCAGCAGTAGCAAACCCCAGGAGCCTGCTGGAGAGCCACCTGTCCCAGACAAGGATCTCAACAGGAGGGTAGCTTTGCTCTCCACTCTTGGCGCGGTGGGATTCTTTGCATCTCAGAGGTTCAAACTAGGCGGGTTCTCTCTGAAAGATCTAGCAGCCAATGCTGTACCATATGAAGAG GCTCTCGCAAATGGAAAACCAACTGTTGTTGAGTTTTACGCGGACTGGTGTGAGGTCTGTCGAGAGTTAGCTCCAGATATCTACAAAGTTGAACAACAGTACAG GGACCAAATCAACTTCGTCATGTTGAATGTCGATAATACAAAGTGGGAACAAGAGCTTGACGAATTTGGGGTAGAAGGCATTCCTCATTTTGCCTTTCTGGATAAGGAAGGCAATGAGGAAGGTAATGTTGTTGGGAAGCTTCCAAAACAGTATTTCCTTGATAACGTAGTTGCTCTAGCTTCTGGTGATGCCACGATACCTCATGCACGAGCTGTTGGTCAATACTCAAGTGCAGAATTCAGAAAAGTTCATCAAGTTGCCGATCCCAGAAGCCATGGCTAG